The Vibrio sp. SNU_ST1 genome has a segment encoding these proteins:
- a CDS encoding phosphoribosylglycinamide formyltransferase encodes MSVFLRTTALMLLVLSRAPAFAAAPVSTSSTDQTRTPAQNQVSSNVFRHSLSGLYGIKAFDSRPTQPYTDFDILYSKAHQGQAELETICKSTALLTNSEALFAGVKSQARAEEKIALELDGNVTKITDLARATIIANDVESLVEVYEALSREADVVKLKNKFKSPADSGYRDLNLLVRLPKTNIIAEVQLHLKAIADVKSGPEHELYEIIQGIERHAIAEQRPINDIEAAQINSLRRQSLELYQQAWQPYITTHIKAA; translated from the coding sequence ATGAGTGTATTTCTCCGTACGACGGCCCTAATGCTTCTAGTATTGAGCCGAGCGCCTGCATTCGCAGCAGCACCTGTTTCAACAAGTTCGACTGATCAAACGCGCACTCCTGCGCAAAACCAAGTTTCATCAAACGTATTCCGTCATAGTTTGAGCGGCCTTTACGGCATCAAAGCCTTCGACTCACGCCCGACTCAGCCTTACACCGACTTCGACATTCTGTACAGCAAAGCGCATCAAGGCCAAGCTGAACTAGAAACTATCTGTAAAAGTACTGCCCTACTCACCAACTCTGAAGCGCTATTTGCTGGCGTTAAATCTCAAGCTCGTGCAGAAGAAAAAATCGCCCTTGAGCTTGATGGTAATGTAACGAAAATTACCGACTTAGCCCGCGCAACTATCATCGCGAACGATGTAGAGAGCTTGGTTGAAGTGTACGAAGCGCTAAGCCGCGAAGCAGATGTTGTTAAGCTGAAAAACAAGTTTAAATCACCAGCCGACTCTGGCTACCGTGACCTTAACTTGTTGGTTCGTTTGCCTAAGACCAACATCATTGCAGAGGTTCAACTTCACTTAAAAGCCATCGCTGATGTGAAAAGTGGTCCTGAACACGAACTCTACGAAATCATTCAAGGCATTGAACGTCACGCTATTGCAGAACAGCGCCCAATTAACGATATCGAAGCGGCACAAATCAATAGCCTAAGACGCCAATCTTTAGAGCTATACCAACAAGCATGGCAACCGTACATTACCACGCACATTAAAGCGGCATAA
- a CDS encoding response regulator, with amino-acid sequence MNAIRKVYQYAEPNLTLVGWMGFVGFPVYYIVWEFLFPQPYENLALRLFCSVLFLGIVVRNRVPFDWRKYLPAYYQVAITLCLPCFFFYMLLMNNWSNVWVMSFMSAIFLHILLVHVTRVMFAQTFAGIGIATLCAWVSQGFYLELTMDWTHVPIFLFIYLFGNLFYFRNQVEHENKVSLAKSFGAGIAHEMRNPLSGLLTSIDVMQSILPNPKSGDHKGQYALSNEDVIQLREVGDEAMEIIHSGNETIDLLLTSIDENRVSRSTFKKHSTQAVVEDAIDSFNYKRSADKSAISLDVQSNFDFLGSDTLLKYVMYNLFKNAFHHRSPEDFHIHVTMCSDDVTNQIMVTDNGAGISNDVIRRIFQDFYTTGQSGNYGLGLPFCQKVMRSFGGEIKCKSEVEQWTQFTMTFPSLTSHSVNEIKSELTKLKTVLMVSDQKVLSDKITETSRFMGFDLTVLDVVSALKNKEYQFEFDLIFVDMESLDLRANYLDRIESLLSFTEARIIYLYEHHPIKRVRNVSYEPIWVETQVWLLNTKATVDRLLFDSNYVMPAVPTKPLEAATKRTIMVVDDNESLRRFTAMLLEKHGFDVVQKEDGQQALDALDSEDVDLILMDIEMPIMDGVEASRRIRSANKAYSTVPIIAHTGDSSPVTLEKMESSGMSDFIVKPADKNRLFDKIAHWI; translated from the coding sequence ATGAACGCGATTCGTAAAGTTTATCAGTACGCAGAACCTAACCTAACCCTTGTGGGTTGGATGGGCTTTGTCGGCTTCCCAGTTTACTACATTGTATGGGAGTTCTTGTTTCCGCAACCCTATGAAAATTTAGCCCTGCGTCTATTTTGCTCGGTATTGTTCCTTGGGATTGTTGTTCGTAATCGTGTTCCATTTGATTGGCGAAAGTACCTTCCGGCTTATTATCAAGTCGCTATTACCCTCTGCTTACCGTGTTTTTTCTTTTACATGCTGCTGATGAATAACTGGTCCAACGTATGGGTTATGTCTTTCATGTCGGCTATTTTCCTCCATATTCTATTAGTTCATGTCACCCGAGTGATGTTTGCACAAACCTTTGCCGGGATAGGGATTGCTACCTTGTGTGCATGGGTGTCACAAGGCTTCTACTTAGAGCTCACTATGGATTGGACGCATGTACCAATCTTCCTATTTATCTATTTGTTCGGTAACTTGTTCTACTTCCGTAATCAGGTGGAACATGAGAACAAGGTGTCATTGGCGAAATCTTTTGGGGCTGGTATTGCCCATGAGATGCGAAACCCTCTAAGTGGTTTGTTGACCTCCATAGATGTTATGCAGTCCATATTGCCGAACCCTAAAAGTGGCGATCATAAAGGTCAATATGCACTGAGTAATGAAGACGTTATACAGTTGCGTGAAGTGGGTGATGAGGCGATGGAGATCATCCACTCAGGTAACGAGACGATTGATCTGTTGCTGACTTCAATCGATGAAAATCGCGTCTCTCGTTCAACGTTCAAAAAGCATTCAACGCAAGCTGTGGTGGAGGATGCAATCGACAGTTTTAACTACAAGCGTTCAGCCGATAAGTCTGCGATATCTTTAGATGTACAAAGCAACTTTGACTTCTTGGGCAGTGATACCTTGTTGAAGTACGTGATGTATAACTTGTTCAAGAACGCATTCCACCATCGCAGCCCTGAAGATTTTCATATTCATGTCACTATGTGCAGTGATGACGTGACCAATCAAATTATGGTTACCGATAACGGAGCTGGTATTTCAAACGATGTCATTCGACGTATTTTCCAGGATTTTTACACCACCGGCCAATCAGGTAACTACGGCTTAGGTTTGCCATTTTGTCAGAAGGTAATGCGGTCGTTTGGTGGGGAGATTAAGTGTAAGTCTGAGGTGGAACAGTGGACGCAGTTCACGATGACTTTTCCATCTTTGACTTCTCACTCTGTTAACGAAATTAAGAGTGAGCTCACTAAGCTAAAGACAGTGTTGATGGTGAGTGACCAGAAAGTACTCTCTGATAAAATTACTGAGACGTCACGTTTTATGGGGTTTGACCTAACCGTATTAGACGTTGTATCAGCACTTAAAAATAAGGAATATCAATTTGAGTTCGACCTGATTTTCGTTGATATGGAGAGCTTAGATTTAAGAGCCAATTACCTCGATAGAATTGAATCTTTGCTATCGTTCACTGAAGCGCGAATCATCTACTTGTATGAGCATCATCCCATTAAGCGTGTGCGTAACGTTTCTTACGAGCCTATTTGGGTGGAAACACAAGTTTGGTTGCTTAATACTAAAGCGACCGTCGACCGGTTACTCTTCGATTCCAATTACGTGATGCCAGCTGTGCCTACAAAACCACTAGAGGCCGCGACTAAGCGGACGATTATGGTGGTGGATGACAATGAATCTTTGCGCCGTTTTACCGCAATGTTATTGGAGAAACATGGCTTTGATGTTGTGCAGAAAGAAGATGGCCAACAAGCGTTAGATGCTTTGGATTCCGAAGATGTTGATTTGATTCTGATGGATATCGAGATGCCTATTATGGACGGTGTTGAAGCTTCTCGTCGAATTCGAAGCGCTAACAAAGCATACTCTACAGTGCCGATTATTGCTCACACGGGCGACAGTTCTCCAGTGACATTGGAAAAAATGGAATCGTCAGGCATGTCAGACTTTATTGTGAAACCGGCGGACAAAAACCGACTGTTCGATAAAATTGCTCACTGGATTTAG
- a CDS encoding cytochrome b/b6 domain-containing protein, with product MKIWDLSTRLYHWTQAALFMGLMASGISGNGPHVQLGLALMTLIVWRLVWGWVGSDTSRFRQFVRSPKSVVRYLLGKEKEKPGHNPAGGWMVVILLSALTIQCISGLALAGLLDHLPYANIWLNDSVFSLLENIHLTMVKVLPTLVAVHVLAVLFYKLRLKPLTWAMVTGFQTKIELNGSVAFVSQWRALGVLAVAAMLTVMLAVLA from the coding sequence ATGAAAATTTGGGATCTATCAACTCGCCTATACCATTGGACGCAAGCGGCTCTTTTCATGGGGTTAATGGCATCAGGTATTTCAGGTAATGGACCCCACGTTCAACTGGGGCTCGCGCTTATGACATTAATCGTTTGGCGATTGGTCTGGGGCTGGGTGGGTAGCGATACGAGTCGATTCAGACAATTTGTACGTTCACCTAAATCAGTGGTTCGTTATTTATTAGGAAAAGAAAAAGAAAAGCCAGGCCATAATCCTGCTGGCGGTTGGATGGTAGTTATACTGTTATCAGCTTTAACTATTCAATGTATTTCTGGTTTAGCTTTAGCAGGGCTTCTTGATCACTTACCCTATGCGAATATCTGGCTAAATGACTCCGTATTTTCGTTGTTAGAAAACATTCATCTCACTATGGTCAAAGTACTTCCAACTCTGGTTGCGGTACACGTCCTTGCTGTTTTGTTCTACAAATTACGTTTAAAACCATTAACTTGGGCAATGGTCACTGGCTTCCAAACAAAAATCGAACTTAATGGCAGTGTCGCGTTTGTTTCTCAATGGCGTGCGTTAGGCGTACTAGCTGTAGCGGCAATGCTCACCGTTATGCTGGCAGTGTTGGCGTAA
- a CDS encoding helix-turn-helix domain-containing protein — MDTLDDEICTTIKRHLKKVGISYREVSEFTGISEIGIKRMLNGHQSLSILKLQKICKLIQLPLSAIITEAEEALASVSLFTDEQDAAFCEEPALFTIFQDIVNEGANAQQLMASYDLNKPSLHIYLRKLEQLNLITMLLGLKFHVTVPANIAFSEQARFSAMFKNQVIDALKQAVQYIDVSNKQAYFITTKLRLTEDEFKEYNARLEELMFKTLKVSQSRSRMTEGVNDYAIVDMGAKGIFHPKLKAPVNLV; from the coding sequence ATGGATACACTTGACGACGAAATTTGTACGACAATCAAACGCCATTTAAAAAAGGTAGGTATCTCTTATAGAGAAGTTTCAGAGTTCACAGGAATCTCCGAAATAGGCATTAAAAGAATGCTGAACGGCCATCAATCGCTCTCTATCTTGAAGTTACAAAAGATATGTAAATTAATTCAGCTTCCTCTATCAGCCATTATCACAGAAGCAGAAGAAGCATTAGCTTCAGTGTCATTATTTACGGACGAGCAAGACGCAGCCTTCTGTGAAGAACCGGCGTTGTTTACGATTTTCCAAGATATTGTAAATGAAGGGGCAAACGCCCAGCAGTTAATGGCCAGTTATGACTTAAACAAACCATCACTGCATATCTACCTCAGGAAACTTGAACAGTTAAACCTAATAACGATGTTATTAGGTTTAAAATTCCACGTCACTGTTCCTGCCAATATTGCTTTCTCTGAACAAGCGCGGTTTAGCGCCATGTTCAAAAACCAAGTCATAGATGCTCTAAAACAGGCAGTGCAATATATCGATGTAAGTAACAAACAAGCTTACTTTATTACGACCAAACTCAGGCTGACCGAAGACGAATTTAAAGAATATAACGCTAGGCTTGAGGAGTTAATGTTCAAGACCCTAAAGGTCAGTCAGTCGCGTAGCCGAATGACTGAAGGGGTCAACGACTATGCTATTGTCGACATGGGTGCTAAAGGTATTTTCCACCCTAAACTCAAAGCACCAGTAAATTTAGTTTAG
- a CDS encoding LysR family transcriptional regulator, which translates to MQHIKNLVFFESIYTCNSFRDSAEQLGVSIATLSRSLKELESDFSQALFIKDGVNIKPTSAAHRLYEKVQGSCESLSNKYHQMKFEEKHISVLLPPQVSSSNLINLVNEYNHKHNTALIVNEINHYQDREAALDSLGNGRLDLLIDTEPAVGHRYQSVPLATMGLVLIASSEYYSSISTSDVERNNIPFVRFNWLGIYGEQINKHLGVSQRQSIGYNTENIQSFLEALSSTSFVGLFPKERKAQLDERYITSDEVVANVEMHLVCAKNTIASREVVSWFYNKLSSLQELKMY; encoded by the coding sequence ATGCAGCACATAAAAAATTTGGTATTTTTTGAGTCGATTTATACATGTAATAGTTTCCGCGATAGCGCTGAACAGCTAGGTGTATCCATTGCAACGTTATCTCGCTCCCTAAAAGAGCTTGAGTCTGACTTCTCTCAAGCCCTCTTTATTAAAGACGGCGTTAATATAAAGCCAACTAGTGCAGCTCATCGTCTTTATGAAAAAGTGCAAGGCTCTTGTGAGTCTTTGTCGAACAAATATCACCAAATGAAATTTGAAGAGAAACATATATCTGTTCTTCTTCCTCCTCAAGTCTCTAGTTCCAATCTCATTAACTTAGTGAATGAGTACAATCACAAACACAATACCGCATTAATCGTAAATGAGATAAATCATTACCAAGATCGGGAGGCCGCTCTTGATTCTTTAGGGAATGGGCGATTAGATTTGCTCATTGATACTGAGCCTGCGGTTGGACATCGGTATCAATCAGTACCTTTAGCAACTATGGGGTTAGTGCTTATTGCTTCGTCGGAATATTACTCTTCTATTTCAACCTCTGATGTAGAGAGAAACAATATACCGTTCGTTCGTTTTAACTGGCTTGGAATATATGGAGAGCAAATTAACAAACACTTAGGAGTGAGTCAGCGTCAAAGTATCGGTTACAACACAGAAAACATTCAAAGCTTTCTTGAGGCGCTGAGCTCTACGTCTTTCGTCGGCCTTTTTCCAAAAGAAAGGAAAGCGCAGCTCGATGAACGGTATATAACTTCGGATGAAGTTGTAGCTAATGTGGAGATGCATTTAGTTTGCGCGAAAAATACCATCGCCTCTAGAGAAGTTGTCTCTTGGTTTTACAACAAGTTATCTTCTCTTCAGGAACTGAAGATGTATTGA
- a CDS encoding methyl-accepting chemotaxis protein: MFKKLSLKNKLAISASMAIILGGILVEVLSFRASLQRLDIEVEQRLEGASASYNQYVSDWILSKERALTSLSKESQQESLVTHLKQVRDSGSFDNVFLAFPDGSQKNANGVVLPPGNDDPRVWGWYTNAVANPSKVFMDNPTVAAATGANVVSLGTAMQLHGQQVVLGADVEITDILNSLEKVILPGEGYMFIATNKGTVYTHADTKLLNENISALGLDFADVQKALTSGKDTAIELNGSDYVLYARAIDGTSLITISVVNHDSLVAPLFDAVFGQVLVTLLVVIVCTILFNLLCTILFRPLNHVSQALAQIANGSGDLTQRIHVENQDEVGELAQNFNTFVGSLQQLIGHIRGQSEQLNSQSEKSTQRANRSVDELNHQQQEITMVATAVTEMASATQEIASHAEQTAKAAQDSATSTNSGHALVVDTKGSINNLANEVNEAGNVISELNKHAQEISTVLATIQGIAEQTNLLALNAAIEAARAGEQGRGFAVVADEVRVLSQRTHSSTEEIKSTIDVLQRTTAQAVDLMESSSKLAIHSVEDADRASHALEEINTAVALISDMATQIATAAEEQTHVTGEITQNITTIKDVTDHLVVGAQDSLTESNELKSQAAGLSDKVATFKLA; the protein is encoded by the coding sequence ATGTTCAAGAAACTCTCGCTTAAAAATAAGCTGGCGATCTCTGCTAGCATGGCCATTATCCTGGGGGGGATTTTGGTCGAGGTATTGTCTTTTCGTGCTTCATTGCAACGGTTGGATATTGAAGTTGAACAGCGCTTAGAAGGTGCGTCAGCTTCTTACAATCAATATGTATCGGATTGGATCTTATCCAAAGAGCGTGCGCTTACTTCACTTTCGAAGGAGTCACAACAAGAAAGCTTGGTCACTCACCTGAAGCAGGTTCGTGATTCAGGCTCGTTTGATAATGTGTTCTTAGCGTTCCCTGATGGCTCGCAAAAAAATGCGAATGGCGTTGTGTTGCCACCGGGCAATGATGATCCACGCGTATGGGGTTGGTACACCAATGCGGTTGCGAACCCAAGTAAAGTGTTCATGGATAACCCAACGGTTGCTGCGGCAACTGGGGCGAACGTTGTGTCGTTGGGTACTGCAATGCAATTGCATGGTCAGCAGGTCGTTTTGGGGGCCGATGTAGAAATTACCGACATTCTAAACAGCCTTGAAAAAGTGATTCTTCCAGGCGAAGGCTACATGTTTATCGCGACCAACAAAGGCACGGTTTACACGCACGCTGATACAAAGTTGCTGAACGAGAATATTAGCGCTCTAGGGTTAGATTTTGCTGATGTACAGAAGGCGCTGACTAGCGGTAAAGACACGGCTATCGAGTTAAATGGCAGCGACTATGTTCTGTACGCACGTGCGATTGATGGAACAAGCCTGATTACTATCAGTGTTGTTAATCATGACTCTTTGGTTGCACCGTTATTTGATGCTGTGTTTGGCCAAGTATTAGTGACATTATTGGTCGTTATTGTATGTACCATATTGTTTAACCTGCTGTGTACTATTCTATTTCGTCCGTTGAACCATGTGTCTCAAGCACTGGCGCAGATCGCTAATGGTAGTGGTGATTTAACTCAGCGTATTCATGTTGAGAACCAAGATGAAGTAGGAGAACTAGCACAGAACTTCAACACTTTTGTAGGCAGTTTACAGCAGTTGATTGGTCATATTCGTGGGCAATCAGAGCAGCTTAACAGCCAGTCAGAGAAAAGTACTCAGCGAGCGAATCGTTCGGTGGATGAGCTTAATCATCAACAGCAAGAGATCACCATGGTGGCGACGGCTGTAACGGAAATGGCGAGTGCAACGCAAGAGATTGCATCGCATGCTGAGCAAACAGCAAAAGCGGCACAAGACTCTGCGACAAGCACTAACAGCGGTCACGCCCTGGTTGTTGATACTAAAGGTTCTATCAATAACCTTGCCAATGAAGTGAATGAAGCGGGTAACGTGATCAGCGAGCTAAACAAGCATGCTCAAGAGATTTCGACGGTACTTGCTACGATTCAAGGTATTGCAGAGCAAACTAACTTGCTTGCTTTGAATGCTGCGATTGAAGCGGCGCGTGCTGGTGAACAAGGTCGTGGTTTTGCTGTAGTTGCAGATGAAGTACGTGTGCTTTCTCAACGCACTCACTCTTCAACAGAAGAGATAAAGTCAACGATTGATGTTTTACAACGCACAACGGCTCAAGCGGTTGATCTTATGGAGAGCAGTTCTAAACTAGCAATACATTCCGTAGAAGATGCCGACCGAGCTTCGCATGCGCTAGAAGAGATCAACACAGCGGTGGCTTTGATTAGTGATATGGCGACTCAAATTGCTACCGCAGCAGAAGAGCAAACACACGTGACGGGTGAAATTACTCAGAACATTACGACCATTAAAGATGTTACCGACCACTTAGTTGTGGGCGCACAGGACAGCTTAACTGAGTCGAACGAACTTAAGAGCCAAGCCGCTGGTTTAAGTGACAAAGTGGCGACTTTTAAGCTTGCTTAA
- the cqsA gene encoding alpha-hydroxyketone-type quorum-sensing autoinducer synthase has protein sequence MSDTTKNKPLPSFIEERLNFYIQDLITQNQSQNHLVLGKRPQRNAVVMQSNDYLALSHNKPIQDAHQAAIIEHDDNVVMSAIFLQDEKSKPAFETELANYVGMESGLLSQSGWAANIGLLQTICPPGTPVYIDFFAHMSLWEGIRAAGGVAHPFMHNNMNHLRKQLERHGSGVIVVDSVYSTIGTIAPLRDIYEMAQEFDCAVVVDESHSLGTHGEKGAGLVHALGLTNQVDFITVSLAKTFAYRAGAILGPKQLSRTLPFVAYPAIFSSTVLPQEVIRLEKTLEVIKGADDKREALFMRAQSLITGLKRIGFNIRSESQIVSLECGNERNTERVRDFLEERNVFGAVFCRPATGRNKNIIRFSVNADMTPRDIDHVLTVCHEAYHHPELEFI, from the coding sequence ATGAGTGATACAACAAAAAACAAACCACTACCTTCCTTTATCGAAGAACGCTTGAACTTCTATATTCAAGACCTCATTACCCAGAACCAAAGCCAAAATCACTTGGTATTGGGTAAACGACCTCAGCGCAACGCCGTTGTGATGCAGAGCAATGATTACTTAGCACTGTCACACAACAAACCGATCCAAGACGCCCATCAAGCGGCGATTATCGAACACGATGACAACGTAGTGATGTCTGCAATTTTCTTACAAGATGAAAAGTCTAAACCTGCGTTTGAAACCGAACTCGCGAACTATGTCGGAATGGAGAGCGGTTTGCTTTCTCAGTCGGGTTGGGCGGCCAATATTGGGCTATTGCAAACCATCTGCCCACCGGGCACACCTGTGTACATTGACTTTTTTGCACACATGTCGCTATGGGAAGGCATTCGCGCTGCCGGCGGCGTCGCCCACCCGTTTATGCATAACAATATGAATCACCTGCGCAAACAGTTAGAGCGCCACGGCTCAGGCGTTATTGTGGTCGATTCGGTTTACAGTACTATTGGGACCATCGCCCCACTACGCGACATCTACGAAATGGCGCAGGAATTTGATTGTGCCGTCGTCGTTGATGAATCCCACTCACTAGGGACACACGGAGAAAAAGGTGCTGGATTAGTTCATGCATTGGGGCTCACTAACCAAGTCGACTTCATCACCGTCAGCTTGGCAAAAACCTTCGCTTACCGCGCAGGGGCCATCCTAGGTCCTAAACAACTATCTAGAACCTTACCGTTTGTGGCGTACCCTGCGATTTTTAGCTCAACCGTATTGCCGCAAGAAGTGATTCGCTTAGAGAAAACGTTGGAAGTAATTAAAGGAGCAGATGACAAACGCGAAGCCCTATTTATGCGAGCACAGTCGCTCATTACGGGCCTCAAACGGATTGGTTTTAACATCCGTAGTGAATCTCAAATCGTCTCGCTAGAGTGCGGTAATGAAAGAAATACAGAGCGAGTGCGCGATTTCCTCGAAGAGCGTAATGTGTTCGGCGCGGTGTTCTGCCGTCCTGCAACGGGTAGGAACAAGAACATCATCCGATTTTCAGTCAATGCCGACATGACTCCAAGAGACATCGACCATGTTCTCACCGTTTGTCATGAGGCATACCATCACCCGGAGTTAGAATTCATATAA
- a CDS encoding cytochrome c, protein MSVSKPATKAIRSGDSNMNKRMMHKRLVSLLCTTTVLLSTHALASQDHSNQIEQRQYAFTQVETLIEQAKDSLDGNDTSWQVLEETSLELAAHSELLLTSFPAGSQEGSKAKESVWSEPEKFNRLLAQMDQGFQELYQGSQQGDASLAGSGLEAAQATCKSCHRSYRSRW, encoded by the coding sequence ATGTCTGTATCGAAACCAGCAACAAAAGCTATACGAAGCGGAGATAGCAATATGAACAAGAGAATGATGCACAAAAGATTGGTGAGCCTACTGTGTACTACAACCGTTTTACTTAGTACCCACGCTTTGGCCTCACAAGATCATTCGAACCAAATTGAACAGCGCCAATACGCATTTACACAAGTTGAAACCTTGATTGAGCAAGCCAAAGACTCGTTAGATGGCAACGATACGAGTTGGCAGGTATTAGAAGAAACGAGTTTAGAGCTAGCAGCTCATAGCGAATTGTTACTGACGTCATTTCCGGCGGGCAGCCAAGAAGGAAGTAAAGCAAAAGAGAGTGTGTGGAGCGAGCCTGAAAAATTCAATCGTCTCCTTGCGCAAATGGATCAGGGTTTTCAGGAACTCTACCAAGGTAGTCAACAAGGTGATGCATCACTGGCGGGATCAGGATTAGAAGCAGCGCAGGCGACTTGCAAAAGTTGCCATCGTTCATATCGCTCACGTTGGTAA
- the ihfA gene encoding integration host factor subunit alpha: MALTKADLAENLFETLGYSKRDAKETVEVFFEEVRKALENGEQVKLSGFGNFDLREKNERPGRNPKTGEDIPISARRVVTFRPGQKLKARVENIKIEK, translated from the coding sequence ATGGCACTCACTAAAGCCGATTTGGCTGAGAACCTGTTTGAAACACTCGGATACAGCAAGCGGGATGCCAAGGAAACGGTTGAAGTGTTTTTCGAAGAAGTTCGTAAGGCACTTGAAAATGGCGAACAGGTAAAACTGTCTGGTTTTGGTAACTTTGATCTTCGTGAGAAAAACGAGCGACCTGGTCGTAACCCGAAAACTGGTGAAGACATTCCAATTTCTGCTCGACGTGTTGTTACTTTTAGACCGGGACAAAAACTAAAGGCCCGAGTCGAAAATATTAAAATCGAGAAGTAG
- a CDS encoding YadA-like family protein, whose translation MKTTISFIALSLLAFNASASTPSSNQQLVRNTNDITTLKLATQAQEQKSAAVLSSILSHMTGTDKDIATHSQSIKQNTTRLNALNNNDQQIAAHTQSIKQNTTRLDALDNSTQKIATHSQSIKQNTTRLDTLDNDAKNESNNVTSNSNSIATSRVQIEKNAKSIAAIDTTNLSSKAEVQELRTSFNQLADKQLQLEGKVNSNEGKMSNGIAGVAAMANIPLVQGHLTVGAGMGYFNGSQAVAVGVSDSFDNGFSVKTSMSYADGKYGQNDVTVGAGVGYSFN comes from the coding sequence ATGAAAACAACAATATCATTTATCGCTTTGTCTCTTTTAGCTTTTAACGCATCAGCTTCAACGCCTTCAAGTAATCAACAGCTCGTTCGCAACACAAACGATATTACTACTCTTAAGTTGGCAACTCAGGCTCAAGAGCAGAAATCAGCAGCAGTCTTAAGTAGTATTCTTTCGCATATGACAGGTACGGATAAAGATATAGCGACTCACTCACAGTCGATTAAGCAAAATACGACACGGTTGAATGCATTAAATAATAATGATCAACAGATAGCTGCTCATACACAATCTATCAAACAAAATACGACTCGTTTGGATGCACTAGATAATAGCACTCAAAAAATAGCGACACATTCACAATCCATCAAGCAGAATACGACTCGTTTGGATACGCTAGATAATGACGCTAAAAATGAGAGTAATAATGTTACGAGTAACTCGAATAGCATCGCAACATCAAGAGTTCAGATTGAAAAAAATGCAAAAAGCATTGCCGCGATAGATACCACTAATTTAAGCAGCAAAGCAGAAGTACAAGAGCTGCGTACAAGTTTCAACCAGCTTGCTGATAAACAATTGCAGCTTGAAGGCAAAGTAAATTCGAATGAAGGTAAAATGTCGAATGGTATTGCAGGTGTAGCAGCAATGGCAAACATTCCGCTTGTGCAAGGTCACTTAACTGTTGGTGCTGGGATGGGTTACTTTAATGGTTCTCAAGCGGTTGCTGTTGGTGTTAGTGATAGTTTTGATAATGGTTTTTCTGTTAAAACGTCAATGTCTTATGCCGATGGTAAGTATGGTCAAAATGATGTAACAGTTGGTGCAGGTGTCGGTTATAGCTTCAATTAA
- a CDS encoding SDR family NAD(P)-dependent oxidoreductase: protein MNLGLENINVVVTGGSSGIGAKIVEGFANEGANVWFCGRSQQRIDKLLIQLGKANKQVVGKVVNVHDLAQMKTWIGSIPDIDIFVPNVSTLSDEWEDVLLKDIAATQQAITLVLPKLLESRCAAITYIGSKASGYTVCDANAYGAGKAALAHYMKSLSLTYVSKVRVNTVSPGDTYIAEGLWGRCKCEEPDIFQKVIDRNPMGRLANPKEIADVVTFISSPVASFVSGANWYVDGASTSHVQY, encoded by the coding sequence ATGAATTTAGGGTTAGAGAATATCAATGTTGTTGTCACTGGCGGTTCTAGTGGAATTGGAGCGAAAATAGTTGAAGGCTTTGCCAACGAAGGGGCAAATGTTTGGTTCTGTGGACGTTCTCAACAGCGAATAGATAAGCTGCTTATACAACTCGGAAAGGCAAATAAACAAGTTGTTGGTAAAGTAGTCAATGTTCACGATTTGGCGCAAATGAAAACTTGGATTGGGTCTATTCCTGATATCGATATCTTCGTTCCCAATGTCAGTACGCTTTCTGATGAGTGGGAGGATGTTCTACTGAAAGATATTGCCGCTACGCAGCAGGCCATCACGTTAGTCTTACCTAAGTTACTTGAATCGCGTTGTGCTGCAATAACCTATATTGGATCAAAAGCGAGTGGCTATACTGTTTGTGACGCTAATGCATATGGGGCGGGTAAGGCTGCTTTAGCCCATTACATGAAATCCTTGTCTTTGACCTACGTTTCTAAGGTGAGGGTTAATACCGTCTCCCCTGGAGATACATATATTGCTGAGGGTTTATGGGGGCGATGTAAGTGTGAAGAGCCGGACATTTTTCAGAAAGTTATCGATAGAAATCCAATGGGTCGCTTGGCAAATCCTAAAGAAATAGCTGATGTGGTCACCTTTATTTCAAGCCCTGTTGCGAGTTTTGTCTCGGGAGCTAACTGGTATGTTGATGGAGCATCGACTAGTCATGTGCAATATTAG